One window of Xanthomonas sp. 10-10 genomic DNA carries:
- a CDS encoding class I SAM-dependent methyltransferase, whose amino-acid sequence MSRAQALAIARAFLPPHPLGNRYDYYYTQAKLRTDPLYPGVLAELRSTTAPVLDLGCGLGLLAHALRADGQALAYHGVDVDASKIRRAQHIAQRSALGNTQFAVVDLSVAWPQHRGSVTILDVLQYLQEDMQASLLRSVAQMLTPGAKLVIRSALGDASSRGRTSRVTDVLAHLSGWMQRMPRSYPTRDSLQAQLDAAGLRATFAPLYGNTPFNNWLIVAEPR is encoded by the coding sequence ATGAGCCGCGCGCAGGCGCTGGCGATCGCGCGCGCGTTTCTGCCGCCGCATCCGCTGGGCAATCGCTACGACTATTATTACACCCAGGCCAAGCTGCGCACTGATCCCCTGTATCCGGGCGTGCTGGCCGAATTGCGCAGCACCACTGCGCCCGTGCTGGATCTGGGCTGCGGGCTGGGCCTGCTCGCGCATGCGTTGCGTGCCGATGGCCAGGCATTGGCGTATCACGGGGTGGATGTGGACGCGTCCAAGATCCGCCGCGCGCAACACATCGCGCAGCGCTCGGCATTGGGCAATACGCAGTTCGCCGTGGTCGATCTGAGCGTGGCATGGCCGCAACACCGCGGCAGCGTGACCATTCTGGACGTGCTGCAATATCTGCAGGAAGACATGCAGGCCAGCCTGCTGCGCAGCGTGGCGCAGATGCTGACGCCGGGCGCGAAGCTGGTGATCCGCAGCGCATTGGGCGATGCCAGCAGCCGTGGCCGCACCAGCCGGGTGACCGACGTGCTGGCGCATCTGAGCGGCTGGATGCAGCGTATGCCGCGCAGCTATCCCACCCGCGACAGCCTGCAGGCACAGCTGGATGCTGCCGGTCTGCGTGCAACATTTGCGCCGCTGTATGGCAACACGCCATTCAATAATTGGTTGATCGTGGCCGAGCCGCGCTGA